The following proteins come from a genomic window of Denitromonas sp.:
- a CDS encoding ATP-binding protein, which yields MPRWPMPTHSPMCSNTTTERPARIDTEQLSRQALALAGTGTLAHRGDTVIWADDTLAAQLDCPTDELCQRPFHAVVSATSADCLRQQGEACLAGDAPAPIEIDHRAAHGCPRRFEVRARRLADAEGPLALHVFIDITDRPRRQSLGSSIRLLFDQIIRDLPIATFIIDRHHQVTHWNRACERISGTPAQQLLGTRQHWTAFFGEARPLMADLILDEAGDDALNHYYGDRWRRPAHTPDAIEAEGFYPDLGGSARWIYFLAAPLRDAGGKIIAVIETLQDITERKQIEATLEAKVAARTEQLAADIAQREQAELELLKRYAELTELNCQLHDTQEQLVQSERLASIGQLAAGVAHEINNPIGYVLSNITSLRGYLSDIFRLFDAFEALEGDRPADDPALQAVRQLKQAVDFDFLKEDLPALLRESEEGASRVRKIVADLKDFSHTDQAQEWVWANLLAGIDSTLNVVNNEIKYKAEVVRHFTDLPSIECRPSQLNQVFMNLLVNAAHAITAPGRITITTAQPDAEHVQISISDTGCGMPEDVKARIFEPFFTTKPVGKGTGLGLSLSYGIIQQHRGQIEVDSAPGKGTTFRIILPIRQQAAETPPAAD from the coding sequence ATGCCACGCTGGCCGATGCCGACGCACTCGCCCATGTGCTCGAACACGACAACTGAGCGGCCCGCCCGCATCGACACCGAGCAGCTGAGCCGGCAGGCCCTGGCGCTGGCCGGCACCGGCACGCTGGCCCACCGCGGCGACACCGTCATCTGGGCCGACGACACCCTCGCCGCGCAGCTCGACTGCCCGACCGACGAGCTGTGCCAGCGCCCGTTCCACGCGGTGGTCAGCGCCACCAGCGCGGACTGCCTGCGCCAGCAGGGAGAGGCCTGCCTGGCCGGCGACGCGCCAGCGCCGATCGAGATCGACCACCGGGCCGCCCACGGCTGTCCGCGACGCTTCGAGGTCCGCGCCAGGCGACTGGCCGACGCCGAGGGCCCGCTCGCCCTGCATGTGTTCATCGACATCACCGACCGGCCCCGCCGCCAGAGCCTGGGCAGCAGCATCCGCCTGCTGTTCGACCAGATCATCCGCGACCTGCCCATCGCCACCTTCATCATCGACCGCCACCACCAGGTCACCCACTGGAACCGCGCCTGCGAGCGCATCTCCGGCACGCCCGCGCAGCAACTGCTGGGCACGCGCCAGCACTGGACCGCGTTCTTTGGCGAAGCCCGCCCGCTGATGGCCGACCTGATCCTCGACGAGGCCGGCGACGACGCACTGAACCACTACTACGGCGACCGCTGGCGGCGCCCCGCCCATACGCCGGATGCCATCGAGGCCGAGGGCTTCTATCCCGACCTCGGCGGCAGCGCACGCTGGATCTACTTCCTGGCCGCGCCCCTGCGCGATGCCGGCGGCAAGATCATCGCCGTCATCGAGACCCTGCAGGACATCACCGAGCGCAAGCAGATCGAGGCCACCCTCGAAGCCAAGGTCGCCGCCCGCACCGAACAGCTCGCGGCCGACATCGCCCAGCGCGAGCAGGCCGAGCTGGAGCTGCTCAAGCGCTACGCCGAGCTGACCGAACTGAACTGCCAGCTGCACGACACCCAGGAACAGCTCGTGCAGTCCGAACGCCTCGCCTCCATCGGCCAGCTCGCCGCCGGCGTAGCGCACGAGATCAACAACCCGATCGGCTATGTGCTGTCCAACATCACCAGCCTGCGTGGCTACCTGAGCGACATCTTCCGGCTGTTCGACGCCTTCGAAGCACTCGAAGGCGACCGCCCGGCCGACGACCCGGCCCTGCAGGCGGTCCGCCAACTCAAGCAGGCCGTGGACTTCGACTTCCTCAAGGAAGACCTGCCCGCGCTGCTGCGCGAGAGCGAAGAAGGCGCCTCGCGGGTGCGCAAGATCGTCGCCGACCTGAAGGATTTCTCCCACACGGATCAGGCGCAGGAATGGGTCTGGGCCAACCTCCTCGCCGGCATCGACAGCACGCTCAACGTGGTGAACAACGAGATCAAGTACAAGGCCGAGGTGGTGCGCCACTTCACCGACCTGCCCAGCATCGAGTGCCGCCCCTCGCAGCTCAACCAGGTCTTCATGAACCTGCTGGTCAACGCCGCGCACGCCATCACCGCGCCGGGCAGGATCACCATCACCACGGCGCAACCCGACGCCGAGCATGTGCAGATCAGCATCAGCGATACCGGCTGCGGCATGCCGGAAGACGTCAAGGCGCGCATCTTCGAGCCCTTCTTCACCACCAAGCCGGTCGGCAAGGGCACGGGGCTGGGCCTGTCGCTGTCCTATGGCATCATCCAGCAGCATCGCGGGCAGATCGAGGTCGACTCCGCCCCGGGCAAAGGCACGACCTTCCGCATCATCCTGCCGATCCGGCAGCAAGCCGCCGAGACACCGCCCGCCGCGGACTGA
- a CDS encoding HDOD domain-containing protein: MPMTAKEIVDNAGQLPPPPKVMTELLALFARPDVDARRIADTVAAELALSLRTLQVANSPFYGLSKRVTSVHEAITILGFRAVRMLVLAVGSAQLMQLPPALRSSMGALLHHSTRCAMLARLLAESVDSPAEEAFTAGILHDVGKVVIAQTPSSDPAAAGINWIGRSDVALERTVFGTDHAEVGQALLTRWNFPDSLCMAVGQHHQRPETLSPLSAIVALADHLSHTGLDPVDTDALAALAPWITRALGDRPLPDVARMNATLADADALAHVLEHDN, translated from the coding sequence ATGCCCATGACAGCCAAGGAGATCGTCGACAACGCCGGACAGCTCCCGCCGCCGCCCAAGGTGATGACCGAGCTGCTCGCCTTGTTCGCCCGGCCCGACGTGGACGCGCGACGCATCGCCGACACCGTCGCCGCCGAACTGGCACTGAGCCTGCGCACCCTGCAGGTGGCCAACTCGCCTTTCTATGGCCTGAGCAAGCGCGTCACCTCCGTCCACGAAGCCATCACCATTCTCGGCTTCCGGGCCGTGCGCATGCTTGTGCTCGCCGTCGGCTCGGCCCAGCTGATGCAGCTCCCGCCGGCGTTGCGCAGTTCGATGGGGGCACTGCTTCACCACAGTACCCGCTGCGCCATGCTTGCCCGCTTGCTCGCCGAGTCGGTCGACTCTCCGGCCGAGGAGGCTTTTACCGCGGGCATCCTGCACGACGTGGGCAAGGTCGTCATCGCCCAGACCCCGTCGTCCGACCCTGCCGCCGCCGGCATCAACTGGATCGGGCGCAGCGACGTGGCCCTCGAGCGCACGGTGTTCGGCACCGACCATGCCGAGGTCGGTCAGGCTCTCCTGACCCGCTGGAACTTCCCCGACAGCCTGTGCATGGCGGTTGGCCAGCACCACCAGCGCCCGGAAACGCTGTCGCCACTGAGCGCCATCGTCGCCCTCGCCGACCACCTGTCGCACACCGGGCTCGACCCTGTCGACACCGACGCGCTGGCCGCCCTTGCGCCCTGGATCACCCGCGCACTCGGCGACCGCCCGCTCCCCGACGTGGCACGAATGAATGCCACGCTGGCCGATGCCGACGCACTCGCCCATGTGCTCGAACACGACAACTGA
- a CDS encoding response regulator codes for MSSTATHQPTLLLVDDEQNILSALRRLLRSEGYRIFTANSGAEGIEILKTETVDVVISDQRMPGMAGVDFLRAAREIQPDCVRIVLSGYTELQAVTSAINDGAIYKFLCKPWDDAHLKANIAEAFERRHMADENRRLTEELKRKNDQLEALLAERSDQVQIRSEALSVFHEVLDALPVGVIGIDAEGLIAFCNDTAMTQLSGYPIGLGQRADAALPADLLGSATETVIDNTPLSITRAPLGQHSTSRGHLLALLSAGTFQVREGD; via the coding sequence ATGAGCAGCACCGCCACGCATCAACCCACGCTGTTGCTGGTCGACGACGAGCAGAACATCCTGTCGGCCCTGCGCCGGCTGCTGCGCAGCGAGGGCTATCGCATCTTCACCGCCAACAGCGGTGCCGAGGGCATCGAGATCCTGAAAACGGAGACCGTCGATGTCGTCATCTCCGACCAGCGCATGCCCGGCATGGCGGGGGTGGACTTCCTGCGCGCCGCCCGGGAGATCCAGCCCGACTGTGTACGCATCGTACTGTCGGGCTACACTGAACTGCAGGCGGTCACCTCGGCGATCAATGACGGGGCCATCTACAAGTTCCTGTGCAAGCCGTGGGACGACGCCCACCTGAAGGCCAATATCGCCGAGGCTTTCGAGCGGCGCCACATGGCCGATGAAAACCGTCGCCTGACCGAGGAGCTCAAGCGCAAGAACGACCAGCTCGAAGCCCTGCTGGCCGAACGCTCGGACCAGGTGCAGATCCGCTCGGAGGCGCTCAGCGTGTTCCACGAAGTGCTCGATGCCCTGCCGGTTGGCGTGATCGGGATCGATGCCGAAGGCCTGATCGCCTTCTGCAACGACACCGCCATGACGCAACTGTCCGGCTACCCGATCGGCCTCGGCCAGCGGGCCGATGCCGCGCTGCCCGCCGACCTGCTCGGCAGCGCCACCGAGACCGTCATCGACAACACGCCCCTGTCGATCACCCGTGCCCCGCTGGGCCAGCACTCGACCAGCCGCGGCCACCTCCTGGCCCTGCTCTCGGCCGGCACCTTCCAGGTGCGCGAAGGAGACTGA
- a CDS encoding HD domain-containing phosphohydrolase produces the protein MTHADTPASPGTVLFVDDEPNILSALKRLFRPTGLRVLTAPSGQAGLELLASESVDVVVSDMRMPQMDGAAFLKAVRERHPRIERILLTGFADMESTVSAVNDGGISRYLNKPWQDQEILGTVKDAIERARLQAEVARLHALTSEQNARLKDMNAELETRVQARTRDLQTAIGKIKEANESLKQNFLTTVRVFSDLVEMRSGHMAGHSRRVAQHARALAKLAGLDEAATQNVMLAGLLHDIGKIGLSDELLAKPYNTFKPEERSIYIRHAERGEAALTAVSQLKAVCKLVRHHHEMWDGSGFPDGLVGLAIPLGAQILAIANDYDGLMQGQLTARALPSREALVYISQNAGKRYNPELANAFVRMISEAAGKATPGIALRPGMLKQGMRLVLDLLHPDGYLLLPKGHVCDEETIVQLRRLESSSGRHITVQVEAPARGSTP, from the coding sequence ATGACACACGCTGACACTCCCGCCAGCCCCGGCACGGTGCTCTTCGTCGACGACGAGCCCAACATCCTGAGCGCGCTCAAGCGCCTGTTCCGGCCCACCGGCCTTCGCGTGCTGACCGCACCGAGCGGCCAGGCGGGCCTCGAGCTGCTCGCCAGCGAATCGGTCGACGTGGTGGTCTCCGACATGCGCATGCCGCAGATGGACGGCGCTGCCTTCCTCAAGGCGGTGCGCGAGCGCCATCCGCGGATCGAGCGCATCCTGCTGACCGGCTTCGCCGACATGGAGTCCACCGTCTCGGCGGTCAACGACGGCGGCATCTCGCGCTACCTCAACAAGCCCTGGCAGGATCAGGAGATCCTCGGCACCGTCAAGGACGCGATCGAGCGCGCCCGCCTGCAGGCCGAGGTGGCACGGCTGCACGCGCTCACCAGCGAGCAGAACGCCCGGCTCAAGGACATGAACGCGGAGCTCGAAACCCGCGTCCAGGCCCGCACCCGCGACCTGCAGACGGCGATCGGCAAGATCAAGGAAGCGAACGAGTCGCTCAAGCAGAACTTCCTGACCACCGTGCGGGTCTTCAGCGACCTGGTCGAGATGCGCAGCGGCCACATGGCCGGCCACAGCCGGCGGGTGGCGCAACATGCGCGCGCGCTGGCCAAGCTGGCCGGGCTCGACGAGGCCGCCACGCAGAACGTCATGCTCGCCGGCCTGCTGCACGACATCGGCAAGATCGGGCTGTCGGACGAGCTGCTCGCCAAGCCCTACAACACCTTCAAGCCGGAAGAGCGCAGCATCTACATCCGCCACGCCGAGCGCGGCGAGGCCGCGCTGACCGCGGTCAGCCAGCTCAAGGCGGTGTGCAAGCTGGTGCGCCATCATCATGAAATGTGGGATGGCAGCGGCTTTCCGGACGGCCTGGTCGGCCTCGCCATTCCGCTCGGCGCACAGATCCTGGCCATCGCCAACGACTACGACGGGCTGATGCAGGGCCAGCTCACCGCCCGCGCCCTGCCCTCGCGCGAGGCGCTGGTCTATATCAGCCAAAATGCCGGCAAGCGCTACAACCCCGAGCTGGCCAACGCCTTCGTGCGCATGATCTCCGAGGCCGCCGGCAAGGCCACACCGGGCATCGCCCTGCGCCCCGGCATGCTCAAGCAGGGCATGCGCCTGGTGCTGGACCTGCTGCACCCGGACGGCTACCTGCTGCTGCCCAAGGGCCATGTCTGCGACGAAGAGACGATCGTGCAACTGCGCCGGCTCGAGAGCTCCAGCGGGCGGCACATCACGGTGCAGGTCGAGGCACCGGCACGCGGGAGCACCCCATGA
- a CDS encoding monovalent cation:proton antiporter-2 (CPA2) family protein, which yields MQSVATFAALLAVAVLLVPVFKRAGLGTVLGYLAAGVLIGPSGFGVVTDGENLLHTAELGVVLLLFIIGLELQPSRLWALRKPVFGLGSLQFFGVGALLIGGAYLLGFDWPIAIMIGLTLALSSTAFVLPTLAERHEMHSRYGRETFAILLFQDLMVIPLLALLPLLGAARSDGDVSPLVGLGFLAVVVLIGRPVLDAIFRHVTRINSREMFTAAALATALGLALLLQLGGLSMSLGAFVAGVLLSDSDFRHELEAAIAPFQGLLMGFFFIAVGMTINLGMIVEHPLNVLGLTVALVLVKGGGMYGLRRLARGSRQVSRMQALALAQCGEFAFVLFGVAQANQLLAPEVVAQLNLSVALSMATAPLLFILADRLNAREAAAEPVAEPEADTLPDLPNPVVMAGFGRVGQIIGRVLLARNVPFTALDIDHEEVQTIKRFGIQAYYGNAAHLDVLHAARVDEAKVFVLAIDDIETSLRCAELVRKHFPHVTVVARARNRFHAYRLMDLGVELMMRETFRSSLEMARMIFEALGKAPDKSQQIIDRFAAHDMDLLKREQALYHDEHQLIQSAREASEELVLILEQELGDARPDAAAEPADPPPAPATGA from the coding sequence ATGCAGTCAGTCGCCACCTTTGCCGCCCTGCTGGCGGTCGCCGTCCTGCTGGTGCCGGTGTTCAAGCGCGCCGGCCTGGGCACCGTGCTCGGCTACCTGGCCGCCGGCGTACTGATTGGCCCCTCGGGCTTCGGCGTGGTCACCGACGGCGAGAACCTGCTCCACACCGCCGAGCTGGGCGTGGTGCTGCTGCTGTTCATCATCGGTCTCGAACTTCAGCCCTCCCGCCTGTGGGCGCTGCGCAAGCCGGTGTTCGGCCTCGGCAGCCTGCAGTTCTTCGGCGTCGGTGCCCTGCTCATCGGTGGCGCGTATCTGCTGGGCTTCGACTGGCCGATCGCCATCATGATCGGCCTGACCCTGGCACTGTCGTCCACCGCCTTCGTGCTGCCCACCCTGGCCGAGCGCCACGAGATGCACAGCCGCTACGGCCGCGAGACCTTCGCCATCCTGCTGTTTCAGGACCTGATGGTGATCCCCCTGCTGGCCCTGCTGCCGCTGCTCGGCGCCGCGCGCTCGGACGGCGATGTCTCGCCCCTGGTCGGGCTCGGCTTCCTGGCCGTGGTGGTGCTGATCGGCCGGCCGGTGCTCGACGCCATCTTCCGCCATGTCACGCGCATCAACAGTCGCGAGATGTTCACCGCCGCCGCGCTGGCCACCGCGCTGGGCCTGGCGCTGCTGCTGCAACTGGGCGGCCTGTCGATGTCGCTGGGCGCCTTCGTGGCCGGCGTGCTGCTGTCGGACTCGGACTTCCGCCATGAGCTGGAGGCGGCCATCGCCCCCTTCCAGGGCCTGCTGATGGGCTTCTTCTTCATCGCCGTGGGCATGACCATCAACCTGGGCATGATCGTCGAGCACCCGCTCAACGTCCTCGGCCTGACCGTCGCCCTGGTGCTGGTCAAGGGCGGCGGCATGTACGGCCTGCGCCGGCTGGCCCGCGGCAGCCGGCAGGTGTCGCGCATGCAGGCGCTGGCGCTGGCCCAGTGCGGCGAGTTCGCCTTCGTGCTGTTCGGCGTGGCCCAGGCCAATCAATTGCTGGCGCCGGAGGTGGTGGCGCAGCTGAACCTGTCGGTGGCGCTGTCGATGGCCACCGCGCCGTTGCTGTTCATCCTCGCCGACCGGCTCAACGCCCGCGAGGCCGCCGCCGAGCCGGTCGCCGAGCCGGAAGCGGACACCCTGCCCGACCTGCCCAACCCGGTAGTGATGGCCGGCTTCGGCCGGGTCGGCCAGATCATCGGTCGCGTGCTGCTGGCACGTAACGTGCCCTTCACTGCCCTCGACATCGACCACGAAGAAGTGCAGACCATCAAGCGCTTCGGCATCCAGGCCTACTACGGCAACGCCGCCCACCTGGACGTGTTGCACGCGGCGCGGGTGGACGAGGCCAAGGTCTTCGTGCTGGCGATTGACGACATCGAGACCTCGCTGCGCTGCGCGGAGCTGGTGCGCAAGCACTTCCCGCATGTCACGGTTGTGGCGCGCGCGCGCAACCGCTTCCACGCCTACCGGCTGATGGACCTCGGCGTCGAGCTGATGATGCGCGAAACCTTCCGCTCCAGCCTCGAGATGGCACGCATGATTTTCGAGGCCCTCGGCAAGGCCCCCGACAAGTCCCAGCAGATCATCGACCGTTTCGCCGCCCACGACATGGACTTGCTCAAGCGGGAACAGGCGCTGTACCACGATGAACACCAGCTCATCCAGAGCGCCCGGGAAGCCAGCGAGGAGCTGGTGCTGATCCTGGAGCAGGAACTGGGCGACGCCCGGCCCGACGCTGCCGCCGAGCCTGCCGACCCGCCCCCCGCACCCGCGACGGGCGCCTGA
- a CDS encoding molybdopterin-dependent oxidoreductase, whose amino-acid sequence MSETKSTCCYCGVGCGVLVEHDGTQITGVRGDPDHPANFGRLCTKGATLHLTVAPGTRSQRALVPELRTDRAATRQPVGWDTALDHVADRFAAIIREHGPDAVAFYGSGQWLTEDYYVFNKLAKGLIGTNNLDTNSRLCMSSAVAGYKLSLGVDAPPCSYTDIDATDCLFIAGSNTAFAHPIVFRRIEAAREANPDMKLVVVDPRRTDTAEAADLFLPLLPGTDIALFNAMLHVMLWEGWLKRDYIDAHTEGFDALKRLVREYTPAMAATVCGLPKRDIELAAEWFATSPATLSMYCQGLNQSTSGTHKNSALINLHLATGQIGRAGAGPFSLTGQPNAMGGREVGALANLLSAHRDMSDPTHRADIARLWGVPDVPSVPGKPAVELFEAIGRGEIKAVWIAATNPAQSLPDQAVVHAALAAAELVVVQDTYRHTETAAYADVLLPATGWGEKDGTVTNSERRISRTRAAVPPLGESRHDWQIACDFARRLGARLDKAELAARMFGFDSPEAVWNEHRESTRGRDLDITGLSYAKLEADGPQQWPCPEGADTGRVRLYEDGVFPTPSGKARFVAADYVATAERPSARYPLHLITGRLRDQWHSMTRTGLVPRLFNHEPEPQLHMHAEDLARRDLADGDIVRVRSRQGAAVLKVIASDTMRPGQCFVPMHWGGNAMAGRFGINALTPSAADPTSKQPELKHAAVQVDKLTDGHALMAMRRVTGDDPFAVLGALRRQLPDLPYASLTLAGREVPVVVLKARVGEAETALLDAVDAAMGLDDPAQTLAYADTHRDIAKRARVDDDILSAVRLSGETRAADWLTELMVRGESAAAVRPWLFAPLTQPPAGQPTRGKVVCNCFDVSEEAILAAFHGGESLDQLQARTQCGTNCGSCLPELKRLATR is encoded by the coding sequence ATGTCCGAGACGAAATCCACCTGTTGCTACTGCGGCGTCGGCTGCGGCGTCCTCGTCGAGCATGACGGCACGCAGATCACCGGCGTGCGCGGCGACCCCGACCACCCGGCCAACTTCGGCCGCCTGTGCACCAAGGGCGCCACCCTGCACCTGACGGTCGCCCCCGGCACCCGCTCGCAGCGCGCCCTCGTGCCCGAGCTGCGTACCGACCGCGCCGCCACACGCCAGCCGGTCGGCTGGGACACGGCGCTCGACCATGTCGCCGATCGCTTCGCCGCCATCATCCGCGAGCACGGCCCCGACGCCGTGGCCTTCTACGGCTCCGGCCAATGGCTGACCGAGGACTACTACGTCTTCAACAAGCTGGCCAAGGGCCTGATCGGCACCAACAACCTCGACACCAACTCGCGCCTGTGCATGTCCAGCGCGGTGGCCGGCTACAAGCTGAGCCTGGGCGTGGACGCGCCGCCGTGCAGCTACACCGACATCGACGCCACCGACTGCCTGTTCATCGCCGGCTCGAACACCGCCTTTGCCCACCCCATCGTGTTCCGCCGCATCGAAGCGGCACGCGAAGCCAATCCGGACATGAAGCTGGTGGTGGTCGATCCGCGCCGCACCGACACCGCCGAGGCGGCCGATCTGTTCCTGCCGCTGCTGCCGGGCACCGACATCGCGCTGTTCAACGCCATGCTCCACGTCATGCTGTGGGAGGGCTGGCTCAAGCGCGACTACATCGACGCCCACACCGAGGGCTTTGACGCGCTCAAGCGCCTGGTGCGCGAATACACCCCGGCCATGGCCGCCACGGTGTGCGGCCTGCCCAAGCGCGACATCGAACTGGCCGCCGAGTGGTTCGCCACCAGCCCGGCCACGCTGTCGATGTACTGCCAGGGCCTCAACCAGTCCACCTCGGGCACGCACAAGAATTCCGCGCTGATCAACCTGCACCTGGCCACCGGCCAGATCGGCCGCGCCGGCGCCGGCCCCTTCTCGCTCACCGGCCAGCCCAACGCCATGGGCGGACGCGAGGTCGGCGCGCTGGCCAACCTGCTGTCGGCCCATCGCGACATGAGCGACCCGACCCATCGCGCCGACATCGCCCGGCTGTGGGGCGTGCCCGACGTGCCATCCGTGCCGGGCAAGCCCGCCGTCGAGCTGTTCGAAGCCATCGGCCGCGGCGAGATCAAGGCGGTGTGGATCGCCGCCACCAACCCCGCTCAGTCGCTGCCCGACCAGGCCGTGGTGCACGCCGCCCTCGCAGCCGCCGAACTGGTCGTGGTGCAGGACACCTACCGCCACACCGAAACCGCCGCCTATGCCGACGTGCTGCTGCCGGCCACCGGCTGGGGCGAGAAGGACGGCACGGTCACCAACTCCGAGCGGCGCATCAGCCGCACCCGCGCTGCCGTGCCGCCGCTGGGCGAATCGCGCCACGACTGGCAGATCGCCTGCGATTTCGCGCGCCGCCTGGGCGCGCGCCTGGACAAGGCCGAGCTGGCCGCGCGCATGTTCGGCTTCGACTCGCCCGAAGCGGTGTGGAACGAGCACCGCGAGAGCACCCGCGGCCGCGACCTGGACATCACCGGCCTGAGCTACGCCAAACTGGAAGCCGACGGCCCGCAGCAGTGGCCCTGCCCCGAGGGCGCCGACACCGGCCGCGTACGCCTGTACGAAGACGGCGTGTTTCCCACGCCCTCGGGCAAGGCGCGCTTCGTCGCCGCCGACTACGTGGCCACCGCCGAGCGCCCCAGCGCCCGCTACCCGCTACACCTGATCACCGGCCGCCTGCGCGACCAGTGGCACAGCATGACGCGCACCGGCCTGGTGCCGCGCCTGTTCAACCACGAACCCGAGCCGCAGCTGCACATGCATGCCGAGGATCTGGCGCGGCGCGACCTGGCCGACGGCGACATCGTGCGCGTGCGCTCGCGCCAGGGCGCGGCGGTGCTCAAGGTGATCGCCAGCGACACCATGCGCCCGGGGCAATGCTTCGTGCCCATGCACTGGGGCGGCAACGCCATGGCCGGCCGGTTCGGCATCAACGCCCTGACCCCCTCGGCCGCCGACCCCACCTCCAAGCAGCCCGAACTCAAGCACGCCGCCGTGCAGGTCGACAAGCTCACCGACGGCCACGCGCTGATGGCCATGCGCCGGGTCACCGGCGACGACCCCTTCGCCGTGCTCGGCGCCCTGCGCCGCCAGCTGCCCGACCTGCCCTACGCCAGCCTCACGCTGGCCGGGCGCGAGGTGCCGGTGGTGGTGCTCAAGGCGCGCGTCGGCGAGGCCGAAACCGCCTTGCTCGACGCGGTGGATGCCGCCATGGGCCTGGACGACCCGGCCCAGACCCTGGCCTACGCCGACACCCACCGCGACATCGCCAAGCGGGCGCGCGTGGACGACGACATCCTCAGCGCCGTGCGCCTGTCGGGCGAGACCCGCGCCGCCGACTGGCTGACCGAGCTGATGGTGCGCGGCGAGTCCGCCGCCGCGGTGCGCCCCTGGCTGTTCGCCCCGCTCACCCAGCCGCCGGCCGGCCAGCCCACCCGCGGCAAGGTGGTGTGCAACTGCTTCGATGTCTCGGAGGAGGCCATCCTCGCCGCCTTCCATGGCGGCGAGAGTCTCGACCAGCTCCAGGCGCGCACCCAGTGCGGCACCAACTGCGGCTCCTGTCTGCCCGAGCTCAAGCGCCTCGCCACCCGGTGA